One segment of Triticum aestivum cultivar Chinese Spring chromosome 2A, IWGSC CS RefSeq v2.1, whole genome shotgun sequence DNA contains the following:
- the LOC123188229 gene encoding probable protein phosphatase 2C 64, whose translation MGNCAARGDTAVTAAGEDGKRRRRRWKAPREDQLGTVPGRIFSNDGRSRTASVFTQQGRKGINQDAMLIWDGFGGEEDGVLCGVFDGHGPHGHLVARRVRDSLPLRLMSAARASPKTGLDMPAAAWRKAFARAYKAMDKDLRSHPALDSFCSGSTAVTVLKLGTDLYMANIGDSRAVLGSRDAAAGGMAAVQLTVDLKPDVPSEAERIKKCRGRVFALQDEPEVPRVWLPFDDAPGLAMARAFGDFCLKDYGVISVPDFFHWPLTDKDQFVILASDGVWDVLSNQEAVDIVSSSPSRSKAARTLVEAANREWKTKYPTSRTDDCAVVCLYLDGKMDHERDSTASMDNISIEDDSVADPNEAQEQQEPALTRNFTVRTVPGSAQEKALAGADAKVSGGADDHNWSGLDGVTRVNSLVQLPRFSEEKAVS comes from the exons ATGGGGAACTGCGCGGCGAGGGGGGACACGGCGGTCACGGCGGCCGGCGAGGACGggaagaggcggcggaggaggtggaAGGCGCCGCGGGAGGACCAGCTGGGGACGGTCCCCGGCCGGATCTTCTCCAACGACGGCCGCAGCCGCACCGCCTCCGTCTTCACGCAGCAGGGCCGCAAGGGGATCAACCAGGACGCCATGCTCATCTGGGAT GGGttcggcggggaggaggacggcgTGTTGTGCGGGGTGTTCGACGGCCACGGGCCGCACGGCCACCTGGTGGCGCGCAGGGTGCGGGACTCGCTGCCGCTCAGGCTCATGTCCGCCGCGCGCGCCTCGCCCAAGACCGGGCTCGACATGCCGGCCGCCGCCTGGAGGAAGGCCTTCGCGCGCGCCTACAAGGCCATGGACAAGGACCTCCGCTCCCACCCCGCCCTCGACAGCTTCTGCAGCGGCAGCACCGCCGTCACCGTCCTCAAGCTC GGCACGGACCTTTACATGGCCAACATCGGGGACTCGCGCGCCGTCCTAGGCTCCAGagacgccgccgccggcggcatGGCGGCCGTGCAGCTCACCGTTGACCTCAAGCCCGACGTCCCCA GCGAGGCGGAGCGGATCAAGAAGTGCAGGGGCAGGGTGTTCGCGCTGCAGGACGAGCCGGAGGTGCCGAGGGTGTGGCTTCCGTTCGACGACGCGCCGGGCCTGGCCATGGCGCGGGCGTTCGGGGACTTCtgcctcaaggactacggcgtcatcTCGGTGCCGGACTTCTTCCACTGGCCTCTCACGGACAAGGACCAGTTCGTCATCCTCGCATCCGACGGG GTCTGGGATGTCCTAAGCAACCAAGAGGCTGTCGACATAGTGTCCTCGTCCCCAAGTCGGTCAAAGGCGGCAAGGACTCTTGTCGAGGCAGCTAACCGTGAATGGAAAACCAAGTACCCAACATCCCGGACCGACGACTGCGCGGTCGTTTGCTTATATTTGGATGGCAAAATGGACCATGAGCGTGATTCGACCGCGTCCATGGATAACATCAGCATCGAGGATGATTCAGTCGCAGACCCTAACGAAGCGCAGGAGCAACAGGAGCCCGCCTTAACTCGCAATTTCACAGTTAGGACAGTCCCGGGGAGTGCTCAGGAGAAAGCCTTGGCGGGCGCAGACGCCAAGGTTTCCGGTGGAGCCGACGATCACAACTGGTCGGGCCTCGATGGGGTGACGCGGGTGAACTCGCTCGTTCAGCTTCCCAGGTTCTCCGAGGAGAAGGCGGTCAGTTGA